The Raphanus sativus cultivar WK10039 chromosome 2, ASM80110v3, whole genome shotgun sequence DNA segment tttttcaagcAATAGGAAAAGGAATAACTagttaacataaaaatatgagTAACTCATACATGACAACTTAAAAAACAAAAGCATTCTCAAAAGGTACAAGAGGTTAAGGATCGATCATTGACACAGGTACAAATCACACCTTACATTCCTTGCAACCAACGAAACTGATAACTCCTAATCATAGATTCTATAAACTCGGAGCGGTTTTTACTTAACATCAATCAGTTCCACTTCAAACGACAGCCATGCGTTAGGAGGAATCTGGCCACCGGCACCGCGAGCACCGTACCTGTGGAATCACATCCCATCAAAAGTTTACAAACCAAAAACTTCACCAACAATCAAGAAAAGAAACTGAGCAAGGAACAGCATGATGATTTACCCCATTGATGGAGGAATTGTAAGCTTTCTTTTATCACCAACACGCATTCCTGTggaattttaacaaaaattgaCATCAAAACAACATGATGCACATTTTGAACAAAGTGATTAGAGCCACTAAGACAATTTAGTTTACCATTGACTCCAGCATCCCATCCCTTAATGACTTCTCCACGACCTGCACGTTACAAAAAGCGAACAAGTATCACGTTCCATACACAAGAGTGTTTGTAATTCTCAACTAATTTCTTTTGCATCTAGTTAAAAAAATACCAACCTAGCTTGAACTTGAAAGGTGCTTTTCCGATGTTGGAATCGAAGATCTTCCCATTCTTCTGAAGCTTGCCGATGTAACGGACAATAACCTGCACtcagaaaaaaatagaatgagcTCTAAATAGCTCTATAAAGGGCTAACACATACGTTTGATGATGCATTCTAAATAATTGTTCCCAAAACCAAGCCGAAAAAGACCATTTGCTAGAGTTCACCACTACTTAAGGGTCTGGGTGCGCTTAGGTCTTATAAGACATTGGTTGGTTCACTTCCCATCTGATGTTGTTTCTTTCAACACCCACATTTTATTACACTAACACTACCATCTTGTTTAATAGCCTTACGTGTAATGCATGCAGTAACCATATGATATCATATATGCAAACTATATCAGTATACCTGCTTTCCAGGAGTAGCTTGCTTGCCGTTGGGTTTGCCCAATTTCAACTCTTCAACAACAAGCCCGCTTGGGTATGTTTGTTCTTGAGGAGCCTTAGATTTCACTTGATTGCGCTCTACTGAAGCTGGCCTTGGTTTCTCCACTGTAGCTTCTTCATTTGAGTTCTTCTGCTTCTTATTTTTCTTGTCAGAAGATTTATCTGGGGTCTTAGAGCTTCCAATCCttcaatttcatttttaaaaaaggcCCAGGGAATTGTTAGATGAGAAAAGGTCTGGAAGAATCTTTGTACAAAGCCTTCTTAAAAAAGGAGTCCTTAAATCAAGAGATAAGAGTTCTCACATGGCACTCTTTACAGTTCCATTTTGATCTTTCTGGTTTGAAGAAGTTTGGGTGgtttccttcttctccttctgattgttcttctttttattcttgtttgcactgaaacaaaaaaaaatatagaaacaattTCATATTTCTCAACATATGATATGTTTACTATGTCCTCAGcgtcagttaaaaaaaaaaggtcaaaGAGAAACATACCTTTCTTGTACACCATCTTGCTCAGAAGCCTTGGCCTTCCGCTTCTTGTTGCTACCTTCACCAGACTTATTCTCTTTGGGAATAGGAAGACCATCTTCATCTTCGCTCTCAAGAACTGGAACATCTGGTGCACTCTCTTTGACAACAATCTGTTTATCTGCGTTCTCGTCTTTGGTAGCTTGACTCTTCTTCTTTAATCGTTTAGTCTTTTTATCTTCGGCAggcttctcttcatcttctatCTCCTCAATCACaactagcaaaaaaaaaaaaccattcaCATTGTTTTAACATTACAAAGGAAATATAACAAAACCAAGCAgcacttatatatattataaccaCAAATGCACCAAGGAGCCACACTTGCACATAAATTCACGTTTCAAACATTCTTATAAAGCAACCACACTTGCACTAAAATGCTATTGTAAATGGATTAAGCTCTGTGgtgttaaaacaaaaagtacCTCCGCTGTTTGGGACGGTGGCTTGGCGATACATTTCGAGATTGCGATCAAGAAAGTCCTCAAACTGATCCATCTGATCCTCATCCATCTCATCTTCACTATCATCATAGTCAGAAGACTCTTCTGACCCCATTTCAGCAACATCCATACCATCTCTAATAATGTCGCAATGAAAAACTTCTTAagattattaaaaaacaaaaaaaaaaaaaacaagaaagcaTCAGCTAGTAACAAGTAAAAGGATACGAATCATCTTCGTCCAGCTCatactcctcctcctccccctcGTCGTAATCCTCCATGAATCCAGAAAGGTGGATGCTTCTGTCACCAGTCACCGAGAACTCAACGGTCTCGTCTTCATCCTCAAACTCGAGATTCAGAGGGCAGCACTCGGTTTTGTTGGGTAACAGTGAACACAAGTAGATGGGTGTGTTTCCTTCTACGGAACACTGGATCACACTCTTCTCTTTGCCCGAACCCGAGCCTAGAGTTGCCTGAACGGTAGCAAAAGCAAGACAACACAACATCAACACTCAGCAGCTCCCAAAAATAGTCTCAAACGAGCTATTACATACCTGAGTGAGGTGAAGCTTCCCTTGTTCGTTTCTGGGATTGTAAACTTGAGGTTTCCCAGGTTTCACTTCGAGTCCTGCAGAAGTAACACAAATCAGAACCAAGAATCAGAGAAACCGAGAGACTAGGGCGCAGAGAAACTTACCCCAGAACCCCATTTTTGGCTGGACGGCGATAGACTTGCTTGGAATTGAAAAGAAGGTTTAAAACCCTAGTACTTGGGGTTTTGCAGACGTTTTATAAGATGAGCGGTTCTCGAGTTTTTTTTCGGTTTCCAGAAATTTCCAATTTGAGCCGAACCGAACCGTTCTTCTTGTTAATTTGGGCTTTAGTGACTTTTAGCGAGGCCTTAAATGTGCACTCAGTCCGGTTTAATACTACAGAATGGTTTTATTTGAATACAACGGCAACAACAAAGATGCCTTAATTAcataaataactattttaaaaagattttaccAACTCCATTGGTaagaaactcaaaaaatatcttttaaaaaataatgtatcattttaatataatttatttatatatctaaatttaaattttagaagaaaGTAACCATTTACCattataattacttttaaattagtcaaaaatactatattgtttatatttgtaatttgtgtaatttatataattacttttaaattagtcaaaaatattatattgtttatatttgtaatttgtgTAATTTACACATTTAGAGTGATGTGACGATTAGAGGTGTCAATTATTTTTGTTGGAAATTTTCAATTGTTTGACTTTTGGGTTTTGACTGATCTTTAGATCTCTTAGAAGTGTTACAATTAAacttcatcatcaccatcaccattACCACtagattgtttttattttaaaacttcttaatattttatgtttgtggTATAATATCATGATAGTTTAATCATGGGTCAACTAAAAAGCATGTCAGCGTTGCAATCCGTTTAGAACCCttgattttttaatcattaaaaacatctttaatgTATGTTATTATATCTTCGTCTAAAATAGAGatctatatattataaagacgaatttattttaataaataattatataataaattttctctattttagaatttttttttagaaaaatcttatttttgtttctatatttagagataaaataataattttcaatatttttttcctatgAAGAACTCTATTATATGTGGAAGCACCGTGGTCTAGTGgtcaaggtttaaaggcttctacacctaAGTCTGGGGTTCGAATCCCATGCGACGTAATTTCTACATCAAGAGGTCTGGGTTTCAATTTCCGGAGAATGcgaattatgcagaatattggAGACAAGTCTTACAAGGGATCTTCAGCATGACGCAAGAAATACCGTCAGGAATGGATCTCATAGGGCGACTCAGGGTAATGCAGTCATACATGAATTCTCATAAGTCAGGTAGAGCGGTCAACTGTAATATCGTTTATGTAATGTTTCTCGTTgtttctaatagcataataaacccgacaaaaaaaagaactctaTTATATTAAAGTATATACTTTGGAACAAATCTAATCTCTAATagaatttctctattttaaaacaaaatataaaagtaaaaatagagATAGATTGAAATTGGTCTAGCATACAAGTTTTGGCAAAAGCTTTGAaacatttattttcaaattcctaaaattttgaaaaaattatatagagaTAAATccataaatttgtaaaaaaaaacttatgccACATTTCAGTGTGCGTATTATATCTATAGACATGTTTACCCACTTGTGACTGTAGACGCAGACAACGTAGACGATTTGGTTTTTTGTTAATCAATGGTTGCCTCCAAACCTTTAAGCGCGTAAACATACTCAAAATCTTAATTACAAGTTGTACATTCGTCGGAGAATCGACATCGTTGGACAAAATACCATATgttgtttgtgtttttgtttaacTTATCTTATGGTAAGGTCAAAGATGTACATGTCGGTGGTCGAAGCAGTGCCGTGCCTAGCCTCCAAAAAGCctaaagtaaataaaagaaaaaaaaaagttcaaaaaaaaaaaaaaaaaaaagaaaaaaattaattacacAATTTTAGATATAAccaaaatgttaaataaaacagaaattCAAGTTATAGTTGaataatagtttataaatgATTAGAGATTGCTGATATTTTTGTGTTAATCTTatggaaataaaattataaatttggaaaataacaccaaaaacacattttctatTAGTATACCAATGAAACTTATAAGAAATGGGGGCCCCAAATTTTTTACAATATCATGGGCCAGGGGCAAATGCCTTAATTTCTATACTGTGTGCACGGCTCTGGGTCAAAGGAAAGGAAGCGTAAACAAATGAATAAAgtgctgttcgtttggttgACGCAGGGCGGCAGCGGCTGCGACAGCGGCTATTTTTTCACAGAGTTTGTTCGTTTGATTGACGCAGATACCTGCGGCTGCGGCTGCGTCTAGACGCTGCTTCAATGCGTTAATAAAATCTGGACGCCGATAAAATCAGCGGCTGAAACTTAAATTCTGCGTCTATCTACATAATTTACCATTTTGTCCTTAAAACATTTAAGTATTTACATAAAAACCTTAACCTAATTGACGCAAGacgcatctctctctctcatcccTGACGCAACCTCGAGCTCTCTCATCTCCATCTCAGGCAGACCTCGAGCTCTCCCATCTCCATCTCACGCAGCCACGAGCTCTCCCATCTCCACGGCTTGAGCTCTCTCATTTCCATCTCCGACGAAGACCTCGAGCTCTCTCATCTTCAACTCCGACAAAGACCTTGAGCTCTCTCATCTCTATCTCACGCAGCCACGAGCTCTCTCATCTCCAGGCCTCGAGCTCTCGCTTCTCCATCTCACGCAGCCACGAGCTCTCTCAACTCCAAGACTCGAGTTCTCTCTTCCCCTCCGATTTGGGTTTCAAGCATCATTGAGGTAATTGTCTCTGTTTTTGTGTTTCATATGAGTTTCTGAGAATGGATTTTGGATTCAACATAAGAGAATTTGTTCTGATGGGAATGGTGCTTTATTTCATAACTAAGACAAGAAGAAGCTGATAGTGATGGTCTCTGTTCTAAAACATTTAGGATATAGAACGTGTTAATGAAATAGAGTTTCCACATTCTGATTATTTTAATCTCTGATGATTGTTTGATGCTCCCTAGTGAGTCTCTGTGTGATGTATCTTTGGTTCCATTGTGAAAGAGACCAAGCTTGCGAGACTTTTAGCAAAATGAGTTGGGATTTTTGAAAGTCATTAGCATCTTATAGTGAAACCATATCATGTTCTCAAAGTGCCTGCCTTCATTTATCATTTGATTCACTTGAATATGTAGTCTGAGACTTGATTTGTGTTTGCTACAGAGTGGTCATGCATTGTGCTGTTAAAGGCAATCTACTTTCATTCTCATGCTCTTTACTGTATTGAGATTCATGTGACTGGTTTCATACGACATTCATGTCACCTCCTTGTCATCATCATCGTATCTGTTTTTGTTTCCACCTCCTTTGCTTTTCTAAGCTTGAGATTATCATGGGTTTTGCTTTAAACCGATTTTAAACGTGCTTTGGGCATGACTCAGGTTGTGGAAAGTTCAGATTTTGTATCCAAGCTTGTGAAGTTTACTGAACAAAGCAAAACCATGAAGGAGATGTTTGGTCTGGCCTTCACGCATCCTTCCTTGTTGACATCTCAGAAAGCGCATGGTTCAAGTGTTTTTTTGCAGGTTATTGCTGGTGTTACTGGCAAGAAACATAGCTAAATACATGCAATGATTTTCCCCTGTTTTCCTTACATTCAGATTCTCTCTGTCTTTAACTCATTCCATTCTCAAATGAAATATGCTAAGTCCTCATGTTGTTTTTTACATAAAGGCTTGTGTGTAAAGTACACTGTTCAATCTTTTTATCACATGTATTCGGTTCTCAATGACCAAACGAAAAGCTTTAAACTTTTGTTGCCACATGAAAGTGCACATACATACATCacaaagatattaatttacattatGATGAAATTGCTAGTTTTACAAACACTCTTAATAGCTCTTTTACATCAATTTGATCCTCAATAGGTAGACCAAAAGATGATCAGTATTTGCTTGTTAATTGTAATGCACTTGAACATATATgcttatgataaatattttgatatattatattgttttaatttagcttatgatttatgaaaaaaaaatgttgttataTTTATAGACTATATGTATTATTTAGCTTTTTATTTGtgataaatttgtaaatttgactaaaaatttatgataaaaatgagttgttaaatttgtaaatttgactaaaaatttattaccaataaattataatatttggatagatgtaaatatatttaaactatattttatttatttaaaatataattttacaaatttaaactaCATGTTTCTTATATCTGTAACATATATTTGCCTTATTTGTTTGAGGTGCTAATTTcgaaaattaaatgtatgatttagttttatgacaaaaatattgttatatttgtatatttgaccaaaaaaatattaccaagtaaacataatatttttgtggatgtaaatatatttaaaatacattttatttatttaaaagacaatgttacaaatttttaaaaataaaatatgaataaaatgataatagCCGCAGCGTCTGTCAAACGAACGGTATTTAATTCTGCTTCctgcgtcggcgtcagcgtcggcgtcaaCTTCCTGCGTCTTCGAAATGAACAACAATctgcgtcggcgtcggcgtcagcgtcggcgtcagcgtctaTGAAATGAACATCAGATAAACGAGTTTGACGCagccgctgacgccgacgccgatGCTGACGCCAACGCTGAAAcctgcggcaaccaaacgaacagggcTTAAATAGATATCACGATCAATTGCGAAGTCTATGCGTGCGGCGTTGACCTTCGTTCCCGAAAAGGGTAGTTTCGTAACTTAAATCATCGCGTGGCCAACTACGCGCCGTCTCGATTGATCGCAGACGGCATTCATAGCACGGGCAGAAGAaaacaaatgattaaaattcgttttaattaaaactaaaataactaaatctGTTAAATCGATTTTCACAATTTTTGTCTGTTGTTTATTAAGCTTCTCTTGTGATTCTCCCTGAGCTTAAGACGACGACACGACAAGCATCATATGATTCCTCATCACTGGCAAATTTCCTCCTAAGGTAAATAGATTCTCTTTGTTACTTTTTTTTGGTTCGTTATTTTTGCATGTTGGATCTGTCTCGTGAAAAAATTATACATCTGATGCTGAATTAGTATATGCTATACGCTGAATCTGAGTTGGATTCACATGATCTTGTTGGTTGTGCGTTTAGATTGTtaatttactcttttttttttgagatcgTGCCTGCTCATAGCGTTTTTCTTCCAGATTCAGATCTTGGAGGAGCATCTTAACCGTGATTTCGATTTAATCGAGCAAACAAAGTCGCTAATAGTTGAGTGGAAGATTGCAATCAAAATCATTATTTTGCTTGGAACTGCAATGTTGATAGTgacttatcatcatcatcatcaccacctataagctctattcttcttcttcattggcgttttagtgtttttttatttatttgaggAAAAGGCATGGCtttgggatctcctaaggtttCTATATTTGGTGCTGCTTTTCCTCGGAAGGTGTCCACCATTGCAATCGCTATCGGAGGATTAACATCCTTCTTTGTTTTCGGATTGTTGCTCCGTCTTTCTTACCCTATCGGTTCATCATCAGTGAGTGGTGTGTTTTATGGGAACGCGGCTCCTGAACAAGTTGAACAAGTCCCTTTGTCTCTCACCAACCATACCGTGAAGGGGCTTTACACGGGTAGTGACGTTAGTGTTTCGGAGCAGAATCTGACTTCTTCTGACTCTAGCTCTGGCTCAGCGGATGCTGTTGTTAGCGAAAACataccaccaccaccgccggGTTTTGGTAGTGATGAGAGGCCTTTAGTGGATGGGAAAGAGGAGGATACAGCTGAGAAGAAGACTGATGTTGTTGGATCAGGTGAAGTTGAAACCAAGGATGGAGACACTCCAAGTGTAGtagtatcatcttcttcttctccacatgATGATGACTCTAAAACTGCTTCAGCAGAACCAGGTAATGGGTCTTTTTTAAAGATGCCACGTAGCTTTTTGTCTTCTTGTTTGGAAATTTGATTTGTTGTAGCGTAGTTTTGTATAATCAAGAGTAAACTATTACGGGAATGTTGTACATTGAGTTGTGCGCTTCTATGACAAAATCACTTAGTTTTCGGATAAGTTTTGAAGAAGAGGTCTACTGCATCTAACCTTACGATTGAATGTAGAAGATTAGAGTTGTTATGAgttggtgagagagagagagcagttAGTGAGGTCTGGACTTGTAAACAATGTATTGGCATATATAGTTTTGGGAGGTGGATTTACTAAGCTTTGTTTGGTCATTTGCTTGAGAGTTGAGAGTTCTCTCTGGTTTGGTTAATTGGTATGAGAAAAGTATTTTCGTAGCTGTCTGTTGCATTTCTATCAAGTTTACTCGATAGTTAAACTTTAGTTACTTGCTTCTCTGGATGCTCCATGTTTGCTAATCCTGTTATTAGTTTGTTGCTCACTTACTCCAATCTTTGATTGCTTTGTAGAGTGTGATTTGTATCAAGGTAGCTGGTTTTATGATCCGGAGGGACCTGTGTACACGAACAACTCTTGCCCCGTCCTGACGCAGATGCAGAACTGCCAGGGCAATGGACGACCTGACAAGGGATACGAGAACTGGAGATGGAAACCTTCTCAGTGTGACCTTCCTCGGTTTGATGCCAGGAAATTTCTAGAGCTAATGAGAGGCAAGACATTAGCCTTCATAGGTGATTCGGTTGCTCGTAACCAGATGGAGTCCATGATGTGCCTTCTTTGGCAGGCAAGTTATTCTTCTTCAAAATGTTATGCCGAGTCTCAAAAGATTCAGTTAATCGTGAAAACCTGTATACAGGATTTTTATATGTCGCTTTAATCTTAAAGAAATTGTATGTATTATAGTAACGTAGATTGCTTTCTTTTCAGGTTGAAACACCGGTCAACCGTGGGAGCCGGAAGATGCAGAGATGGTTATTTAAGTCATCATCAGTAATGATTGCTCGTATATGGTCATCCTGGCTCGTACATCAGTTCAACGAAAAATTCGATTATGCTCCTGAAGGTGTCACCAAACTAAAGCTGGACCTTCCTGATGAGCGCATTATAGAAGCTCTTCCCAAATTCGACGTGGTTGTCCTGTCTTCAGGGCACTGGTTTGCAAAGCAATCTGTCTACGTACTCAATGACGAGATCGTCGGAGGCCAATTATGGTGGCCGGACAAATCAAAACCCATGAAAGTAAATAACGTGGAAGCATTCGGAATATCAGTTGAAACAATTCTAAAGTCCCTGGCTACACACCCTAACTACACCGGTTTAACCATAGTGAGAACATGGTCGCCTGATCACTACGAGGGTGGGGCTTGGAACACAGGAGGTTCATGCACCGGGAAAGAAGAACCCATCCTTCCAGGGAAGCTAGTGAAAAACGGGTTCACGGAGATAATGCACGAGAAGCAAGCAACGGGGTTTAACAGAGCTTTGGAGGGAGTGGCGGAAAGCTCGAAACTTAAGTTAAAGCTGATGGATATTACAGAGGCTTTCGGATATCGACATGATGGTCATCCTGGTCCGTACAGGAGTCCTGACCCAAAGAAGATCACTAAAAGGGGACCGGATGGACGACCTCCACCTCAAGACTGCTTGCACTGGTGCATGCCGGGACCGGTTGATACATGGAACGAAATGGTGTTGGAGCTCATAAGGAGAAACGTGGAAGGCAGTAAAAGGAATAGCTGATGAGTTAACATATACTATTAATATGATTCTTGATCGATGATAAAACCAAAGATAAACTCTCACTTGTAGAGTTTTTGTCAACCACGGTCAGGTAGAATTAGGATTGTTTTGATCGTATTTCTTCCACGTTCGCTTGTGTCTTTGAGATTTAAAGCTATTTTCCTCTATTTGATTTTACTTTTGGCTATTTCCGAGCTATTATGAGTTGAGAGGTGGTACATTAATAtggaataaaaattaattttaaacaaGTATGTGacttgtgttacaaaaaaaattatgtactTAAAAATGAAATGTATGAAGAGATTTAGAGGTTGATGTGCAAACACAAGACATTGAGTAGCTGTGGATGTTTTTTTGTACTATTCAAAAGGTACTGATGAAAAATCGTTTCGGGTTATGTGTGTTAACTAACCAGACATGTACAATACTTTTTCAGCCCGGAGCATCCTCCTCTAACTGAACCGGCTCTAAAGGCCATTGACTGGGCCGttgatgagaagaagaaatctGGTTTGCATAAACAACACCATCTTAATATTTCTCAATCCGTTGTGTTTGTTTCCCATTCCGTTATAAACTGTTTGGTTACAGGTGTGGATGTGGAACTAACCACGGCCTACTTGCTCTTGGTGACTTGGTCTCAAAAGGATTCAGCAGACTGCCAGATTTTGGAGAAACTTGGGTCCAACGAAGATAAAGCCAAAGAAGTTGCAAAATCTGTAAAGTTCGGTTTGGTGCAGATCAATGAAGATGTAGATTCGAGCTTCAAGAAACAAAGTCAATAGTGATGAGGTTATTTCAAATCAGCGAAGCTTATGTAACTGTAAATGGTAGCAAAGGCAACTCCTGGTTCAAGACAAACCAACACTTTCACAAAAAGAGATTTAACTTGAGGAAATCCCAATAATAATGCTTCGACTTATCAGTTTACAAACCATATGGGCCTAAAACCTCTCTGATTGAGTAGGTCTCATATTAAACCGAGTCACGTTGAGGAGCCATCTTTGTAATTATGGGCCGTATACTGAGCACTGAGCCATCTTCAATCTTTGCTCACCACTGTAGTTttgttccaatttttttttgtctgccTAGTTAATTTTGTTCCAGgctttttttatataaaaagtggTTTCACTTGCCAAACAAAAATTGAATTCAAATGGCAGAGTGCCTAATAGACATTCTTTTTACCTCTAGACCAACCATTCGTTGGTAAAATTGTTCCAATTTATTCGAcctttatacatattttaacgTAATTTGGTTGTTACATAACTTAAGCCAGCTTGACTCATCAGTATTAGATGTTTGACATATGTTTTATACATGAATCACTTTAGAATttgattagtaaaatttttaCATGCATGTactgattaattttttatagtATTGTTTTCCTCACATATTTTCACACATTTTCACACTGATTAACCAATAGCATTTAggataaaattatttataaaatcaatgtagtttaaaaataatattaaagaaTAAGTATAACCTAAATTAGAATCATAATACGACAATTTTGTGTAACAAAAACAAGTGTCCTAGTGATACTTTTATGACTGAggagtatattttaaatatgtgtcAAGAATATTTTCGAACTAAAtgtaaaatgttatatatacaaaaaaaatcatttccgTTTCAGATGATTGTTTATGTTTTACCTGTATTTTTCGAatgtgttaaaaaaagaaaaaaaaaactttatagcATTCTGCaaattgtttttgaaattttgcaTTAGTATCATTcaacataattattatttactaaTCTAAAATAGCacgaaattttattattttttcaaatgttttttcaataataataaaaatttttgAGCCAAAAACTTTCAAATGGGAACTTGTCAAAATACATATACCACTATACCCAAGTGACAActcaaaataattacaaaagaaaaatgtttgaaataaAATGAGCTAGATCATTTTTTTAGCATCGCCAGAACAGAGAGAAGCAGTATTTAATTCTTATCAAATAGGACATATACgttttatgtaaaataattctataaaatcaaagaaattctattacaaaaataaagtgATATTCAGATAATTTTGAGAATATGGTCCAGCATCTAGCCTTGGCCCTAAGAGATGCAGCagatattatattaaaatgtatacCACCTCATGACCCGCACTttgaaaaaaacagaaatattttttgtttaaatttttctgaaaattttaatttttatatttagattttttaattatatttatgtttaatattaatagAAGAGATATAataatctattaaataaataaaatatataattggaCCATACATTTATCAGTTAGACATGattgtgttttaatagaatagatgataTTGTACTATATACTCAAAAGCAAATGAAACTGAT contains these protein-coding regions:
- the LOC108843379 gene encoding protein trichome birefringence-like 18 → MALGSPKVSIFGAAFPRKVSTIAIAIGGLTSFFVFGLLLRLSYPIGSSSVSGVFYGNAAPEQVEQVPLSLTNHTVKGLYTGSDVSVSEQNLTSSDSSSGSADAVVSENIPPPPPGFGSDERPLVDGKEEDTAEKKTDVVGSGEVETKDGDTPSVVVSSSSSPHDDDSKTASAEPECDLYQGSWFYDPEGPVYTNNSCPVLTQMQNCQGNGRPDKGYENWRWKPSQCDLPRFDARKFLELMRGKTLAFIGDSVARNQMESMMCLLWQVETPVNRGSRKMQRWLFKSSSVMIARIWSSWLVHQFNEKFDYAPEGVTKLKLDLPDERIIEALPKFDVVVLSSGHWFAKQSVYVLNDEIVGGQLWWPDKSKPMKVNNVEAFGISVETILKSLATHPNYTGLTIVRTWSPDHYEGGAWNTGGSCTGKEEPILPGKLVKNGFTEIMHEKQATGFNRALEGVAESSKLKLKLMDITEAFGYRHDGHPGPYRSPDPKKITKRGPDGRPPPQDCLHWCMPGPVDTWNEMVLELIRRNVEGSKRNS
- the LOC108838019 gene encoding peptidyl-prolyl cis-trans isomerase FKBP53 — encoded protein: MGFWGLEVKPGKPQVYNPRNEQGKLHLTQATLGSGSGKEKSVIQCSVEGNTPIYLCSLLPNKTECCPLNLEFEDEDETVEFSVTGDRSIHLSGFMEDYDEGEEEEYELDEDDSDGMDVAEMGSEESSDYDDSEDEMDEDQMDQFEDFLDRNLEMYRQATVPNSGVVIEEIEDEEKPAEDKKTKRLKKKSQATKDENADKQIVVKESAPDVPVLESEDEDGLPIPKENKSGEGSNKKRKAKASEQDGVQESANKNKKKNNQKEKKETTQTSSNQKDQNGTVKSAMIGSSKTPDKSSDKKNKKQKNSNEEATVEKPRPASVERNQVKSKAPQEQTYPSGLVVEELKLGKPNGKQATPGKQVIVRYIGKLQKNGKIFDSNIGKAPFKFKLGRGEVIKGWDAGVNGMRVGDKRKLTIPPSMGYGARGAGGQIPPNAWLSFEVELIDVK